One Vibrio gallaecicus genomic region harbors:
- a CDS encoding McrB family protein, which yields MSVYLLTWNSKHFSTGGEGSEAGTLNYTVGENIRWSCHSQQPKPGDTVYLIRVGVEPRGIVAKGTVSKESYLAEHWSDASKQKHYIDFKLEGLRSNCEQGLLPMMLLQGAMPDQKWSPQTSGIEIKQNYRETLADLWESGEFKHSVEQFFNWYLENKFNPNGWYKGYVETCELATQIQNGKEISKEDVKKLWYDASNGIAGVGQGFMYQREFDSNYEFLLEITSEILINPTEETYQKVRNEWKQVGKFERVLWGVIHRVFAAADPKQYTSVVAQSYLNDVYTCLKKQYQLQSKRSGSWLADNKVLLELTKPFMDVSVDDQTRNILLWSLYEWKATNKNDDLEENDQVRDNEANYEVNLPMINYVNKPLNQILYGPPGTGKTYHTIEAAVKAAEPNFYYSLEIETSEGATKEQRSLLQTKFKELSDSKRIRFVTFHQSYGYEEFVEGLSAKSVDGQISYEVTPGIFKDICEQASRGIEQSNDPLEIAIENLKADLEEGTSLSLSTQRGKKFDVQYHGNTTFRAFPHETAHEDLGNGYPVSIDSIRKLYSGVDAKEFYNPSYVKAILNHLISRYKLPKEPTAQPDSLKNFVLVIDEINRGNISKIFGELITLIEDSKRSGKGQAETIEVVLPHSGEKFSVPNNLHIIGTMNTADRSLAMMDTALRRRFDFVEMMPKPELLKGAIVNGINLEQLLIVLNQRIEILYDREHTLGHAFFMPVKALVDVGEQDKAFNVLVSVFKNKVIPLLEEYFFEDWSKIRLVLADNQKTNNESQQFVLEQKQKADDLKSLFGKGHNLDQYGQSVVRYTLAEGNANVWRDAEAYIGIYKPTEKELTQSPESQTEANNEPV from the coding sequence ATGTCAGTCTATTTATTAACGTGGAACTCGAAGCATTTCTCGACAGGTGGTGAAGGTTCTGAAGCCGGAACTTTAAACTACACAGTAGGTGAAAATATTCGTTGGTCTTGCCATAGCCAACAACCAAAACCTGGTGATACCGTTTATCTGATTAGAGTTGGCGTAGAGCCAAGAGGTATCGTTGCCAAAGGAACAGTAAGTAAAGAAAGTTATCTGGCTGAACATTGGTCTGACGCTTCAAAACAAAAACATTATATCGATTTTAAGTTGGAAGGCTTGCGCTCTAACTGTGAGCAAGGCTTATTGCCAATGATGTTGCTTCAAGGAGCAATGCCCGATCAAAAATGGAGCCCACAAACTTCTGGTATTGAAATCAAGCAAAATTATCGCGAAACGCTGGCGGATTTGTGGGAGAGCGGAGAATTTAAACACTCTGTTGAGCAGTTCTTCAATTGGTACCTAGAAAACAAATTTAACCCCAATGGTTGGTACAAAGGTTACGTTGAAACATGTGAGTTAGCTACTCAGATCCAAAATGGTAAAGAAATCTCCAAAGAAGACGTTAAAAAGCTTTGGTATGACGCGAGCAATGGAATTGCAGGTGTCGGTCAAGGTTTTATGTATCAACGAGAGTTCGATTCGAATTATGAATTCCTACTAGAAATAACTAGCGAAATACTAATTAATCCAACAGAAGAAACCTATCAAAAGGTTAGAAATGAATGGAAGCAAGTAGGTAAATTTGAGCGTGTATTGTGGGGAGTCATCCACCGTGTCTTCGCTGCAGCAGATCCCAAGCAATACACAAGTGTGGTGGCACAGTCTTATTTGAATGATGTTTATACGTGCCTTAAAAAACAGTATCAACTACAAAGTAAGCGAAGTGGTTCATGGTTGGCAGATAATAAAGTTCTACTAGAGCTTACCAAGCCATTTATGGATGTTAGTGTCGATGACCAAACTCGCAATATTCTTTTATGGAGCTTGTACGAATGGAAAGCCACAAATAAAAATGATGATCTCGAAGAGAATGATCAAGTAAGAGACAATGAAGCCAACTATGAAGTGAACCTACCGATGATTAACTATGTTAATAAACCTCTAAATCAGATTCTTTATGGTCCTCCAGGTACTGGTAAAACCTATCACACGATAGAAGCTGCGGTGAAAGCGGCTGAGCCGAACTTCTACTACAGCTTGGAAATAGAGACGTCAGAAGGGGCAACGAAAGAGCAACGCTCTCTGCTTCAAACAAAGTTTAAAGAACTGTCAGATTCTAAACGCATTAGATTCGTAACCTTTCACCAAAGCTATGGTTACGAAGAATTTGTCGAAGGGTTAAGCGCTAAATCAGTCGATGGGCAGATTTCATACGAAGTAACCCCCGGTATTTTTAAGGATATTTGTGAGCAAGCGAGCCGAGGTATTGAACAAAGTAATGACCCTCTTGAAATCGCAATTGAAAACCTTAAAGCTGACCTTGAAGAAGGCACGTCGCTGTCATTAAGTACTCAGCGAGGGAAAAAGTTTGATGTTCAGTATCACGGGAATACAACATTTAGAGCCTTTCCACACGAAACTGCGCACGAAGACTTAGGTAACGGTTACCCAGTTTCTATCGACAGTATACGTAAGCTATATAGTGGAGTAGATGCGAAAGAGTTTTATAATCCGTCGTATGTAAAGGCGATACTCAACCATCTAATTTCAAGGTATAAACTGCCCAAAGAACCAACGGCTCAACCAGATAGTTTGAAAAATTTTGTGCTTGTGATTGATGAAATCAATCGAGGTAATATTTCGAAGATTTTCGGTGAGCTCATTACGTTAATTGAAGACTCTAAACGGTCTGGTAAAGGTCAAGCAGAAACCATAGAAGTGGTACTTCCACATTCAGGTGAAAAATTTTCGGTTCCCAACAACCTCCATATCATCGGAACAATGAATACGGCTGACCGTTCTCTTGCGATGATGGATACTGCCCTTCGTCGTCGTTTCGATTTTGTAGAGATGATGCCTAAACCAGAGTTGCTGAAAGGTGCCATAGTCAATGGTATTAACCTCGAGCAACTGCTAATTGTACTCAATCAACGTATTGAAATCCTTTATGACCGTGAACACACTCTAGGTCATGCTTTCTTTATGCCAGTTAAAGCTCTGGTAGACGTAGGTGAGCAGGATAAAGCGTTTAATGTTCTAGTTTCTGTATTCAAAAACAAGGTCATCCCACTCTTAGAAGAATACTTCTTTGAGGACTGGAGTAAGATTCGCCTAGTGCTTGCTGACAATCAAAAGACGAATAATGAATCACAACAGTTTGTACTAGAACAAAAACAAAAGGCTGATGATTTGAAGAGTTTGTTTGGCAAGGGGCATAACCTGGATCAATACGGTCAGTCAGTGGTGAGATATACACTCGCTGAAGGTAACGCTAATGTTTGGCGAGATGCTGAAGCTTATATCGGTATCTACAAACCAACGGAAAAAGAACTAACTCAGTCACCAGAGTCTCAGACCGAAGCAAACAATGAGCCTGTATAA
- a CDS encoding STY4851/ECs_5259 family protein, with protein MILDSVQNPVLTMHQWFNEFESKRDKPKKGMPLWVLKVTDEELQQMNKLLKALFRAKDPSVVFNQHSCAGYGKKFDQIFTLYLATWIQRNFTGGKERWPVVLRSIDISHNSRLNTYIYDSVKAGLKYWGIDLYSTSSANQYFATLYCQGGFPRSGLVGLSSGPVPEYLDKVISQYALFHHTSEINDIANQQLELLPETLKQLPFAKLATVLISKLMEYRDRYHLHGESDPVIALNIRHPQWRDELPFLLCDDEAYELIGRLVRKTSAIIRREQNPVRIKRYLREDMGHWDLVAETYVNHTIHPQDLSRVLALETLPKFFDLYTQTNTGERVRTASFNLKGYANQRWQVITKFAHFYNANAASNIGYELWSDGRKFNSDTYYRGEELNQALPWVFSTEGEKSQYLGQGNVHVKQASALIVHAGSVEPATSRSKVEKVGSISSLERDVFRVVGKAKVQLDYGFIEVETSAEEAQDVTCWLEGERNHEAISHQYVFEGKPTGMMRFGVNKSQLIPNAELFWKSIDSDSLVPLSSDAFSYGLGSVIWFNAGQVMWQMKCAILPASSDFNVIHYGKGEIELKAMGFKNTCLGFVESEKNWLRDVEVIEDMFLAEVQIPASMPDTFHPVLGWNNSTKNTLTFEFDSMQSGVCLLGSKGNTLNARGNKTTLDDLYASSLKVKLGEESSSISVSAALMQHKTIKASITDIIQIPESKVTVGSGELARMAQALFTQSDDTRDRVSFKFYSGRELLESRVPAIEQFKYPVASLKEDRSMLRIYGAHDHRNPESIQLYTAPIWDLSREHTPLFKSLGDRGELFFAMPEINEPGPWFVYAKNDRKIQPRAVLVVQDETEIKEYNYSRLQLSIRDLHFNSETRSFDYSEMDAALKELVFDLQHNDWHTVQSFVEQLSIANPTTFHIFKRLAANPNVFASLLLKQENLEEFESVWSISLDMPFEWLSVPLNQWIDAIRLATKSTMESLVMMKDQLPVDQFEQIQKTMLKSRLQNLSDKGEYFAAVVDAALFVLYDIKPSWMDFPIYASEELPSYIADFHKQKSEYFGRQEGRLLTQIQNKHNDIRLKELLDTRLSRDLLDAELKGFTQHYSVEKSKAIRLAIPLELPVKVALHNAGIYPAADINEEELRLVNFALNRLSQFDRVWTQESMAIALKSAVKLRAQ; from the coding sequence ATGATTTTAGATAGTGTTCAGAACCCAGTATTAACGATGCACCAGTGGTTTAATGAGTTTGAATCGAAAAGAGACAAACCTAAAAAAGGGATGCCTTTGTGGGTCTTAAAGGTCACGGACGAAGAACTTCAGCAAATGAACAAGCTCTTAAAGGCCCTTTTTAGAGCTAAAGATCCGTCTGTCGTGTTTAATCAACACTCTTGTGCTGGTTATGGTAAGAAGTTTGACCAAATATTCACACTTTATTTAGCTACATGGATCCAAAGGAACTTTACGGGTGGAAAGGAACGATGGCCTGTTGTTTTGCGCAGTATCGATATCTCACACAACAGTCGGCTCAACACGTATATATATGACTCTGTAAAAGCAGGTTTAAAATATTGGGGTATTGACCTCTACTCTACTTCATCTGCAAACCAATATTTTGCGACTTTATACTGTCAAGGTGGATTCCCTAGATCTGGACTTGTTGGTTTGAGCAGTGGACCAGTACCGGAATATTTGGACAAGGTTATTTCTCAGTATGCTTTGTTTCATCACACATCTGAAATCAACGATATTGCTAATCAGCAACTTGAATTGCTACCAGAAACTCTGAAGCAACTTCCTTTTGCTAAATTAGCTACGGTTTTGATTTCCAAGTTAATGGAGTATCGAGATCGCTATCATCTGCACGGAGAGTCTGATCCTGTAATCGCATTGAATATACGACACCCACAGTGGAGAGATGAACTTCCATTTTTGCTTTGTGACGATGAGGCATATGAATTAATTGGTCGTTTGGTACGTAAGACATCAGCAATCATTCGTCGCGAGCAGAACCCAGTTAGAATTAAGCGTTACCTCAGAGAAGATATGGGGCATTGGGATTTGGTCGCTGAGACTTATGTTAACCATACTATTCATCCTCAAGATTTGTCTCGCGTGCTAGCGTTGGAAACTTTACCCAAATTCTTTGACCTATATACCCAAACCAATACGGGAGAACGTGTTAGAACCGCATCTTTTAACCTTAAAGGGTACGCTAACCAAAGGTGGCAAGTCATAACCAAGTTTGCTCATTTTTATAATGCTAATGCTGCGAGTAACATTGGCTATGAGCTTTGGAGTGATGGCCGAAAATTTAATAGTGATACGTATTACCGAGGTGAAGAGCTAAATCAAGCTCTACCATGGGTTTTTTCTACTGAAGGTGAAAAGTCGCAGTACCTTGGTCAAGGTAATGTTCATGTAAAACAAGCCTCTGCACTAATTGTTCACGCTGGTTCAGTTGAACCGGCAACTTCTCGATCAAAAGTTGAAAAGGTTGGAAGCATTTCGAGTTTAGAACGAGATGTTTTTCGCGTTGTTGGCAAGGCAAAAGTCCAATTAGATTATGGTTTCATTGAAGTAGAGACCAGCGCTGAGGAAGCCCAAGATGTTACGTGTTGGTTGGAGGGAGAGCGTAATCATGAGGCTATCTCACACCAATATGTATTCGAGGGTAAACCTACTGGAATGATGAGATTTGGAGTCAATAAGTCTCAACTTATTCCGAATGCCGAGTTGTTCTGGAAAAGTATTGATTCTGATTCGCTCGTGCCACTAAGTTCAGATGCATTCTCTTATGGCCTTGGTTCGGTTATTTGGTTTAACGCTGGTCAGGTAATGTGGCAAATGAAATGCGCGATTTTGCCTGCTTCATCTGATTTTAATGTGATTCATTACGGTAAAGGTGAAATTGAACTAAAAGCTATGGGTTTCAAAAATACTTGTCTTGGCTTCGTGGAGAGTGAAAAAAACTGGTTAAGAGATGTTGAAGTTATAGAGGATATGTTCCTCGCTGAAGTTCAGATTCCAGCGAGTATGCCTGACACTTTTCACCCAGTGTTGGGGTGGAACAACTCCACTAAGAATACCCTGACGTTTGAATTTGATTCGATGCAATCTGGCGTATGCTTGCTCGGTAGTAAAGGCAATACACTCAATGCTAGGGGGAATAAGACCACTTTGGACGACCTTTACGCAAGTAGTTTAAAGGTAAAACTAGGTGAAGAGTCCAGCTCGATCAGCGTGTCTGCTGCATTAATGCAACATAAAACTATTAAAGCCAGTATTACTGATATCATTCAAATTCCTGAATCAAAAGTTACGGTAGGAAGTGGCGAATTAGCGCGTATGGCACAGGCGCTATTTACACAATCTGATGATACTCGTGATCGTGTTTCATTTAAATTCTACTCAGGACGAGAACTTTTGGAATCACGTGTACCAGCAATCGAACAGTTCAAGTATCCCGTAGCTTCTTTGAAAGAAGATCGTTCTATGCTTCGCATTTATGGCGCTCATGATCATAGAAATCCAGAATCAATACAGCTCTATACTGCACCTATATGGGATCTATCACGCGAACACACGCCACTATTTAAGTCCTTAGGAGATCGAGGAGAGTTGTTTTTTGCAATGCCAGAAATAAATGAACCTGGACCATGGTTCGTGTACGCAAAAAATGATCGAAAGATTCAACCAAGGGCTGTACTCGTCGTTCAGGATGAAACTGAAATTAAAGAATACAATTACTCTCGCCTACAGTTATCTATCAGAGATCTACACTTCAACTCTGAGACTAGGAGCTTTGATTATTCAGAAATGGATGCTGCTTTGAAGGAGCTAGTGTTTGACCTTCAACATAATGATTGGCACACCGTGCAGTCGTTCGTTGAACAGCTTTCAATTGCCAATCCAACAACGTTCCACATTTTCAAGCGTCTTGCTGCGAATCCAAACGTGTTTGCTTCATTGTTATTAAAACAAGAAAATCTTGAAGAGTTTGAATCGGTTTGGTCAATATCACTCGATATGCCATTCGAATGGTTGAGCGTCCCTCTAAATCAATGGATCGATGCTATCAGGTTGGCGACTAAGAGCACCATGGAATCCCTTGTGATGATGAAGGATCAACTACCCGTTGATCAGTTTGAACAAATTCAAAAAACTATGTTGAAAAGTCGTCTTCAAAACTTGTCAGATAAAGGTGAGTACTTTGCAGCTGTTGTTGACGCAGCACTGTTTGTTCTGTACGACATAAAGCCAAGTTGGATGGATTTCCCAATTTATGCATCAGAAGAGCTGCCGTCTTATATCGCTGACTTTCATAAGCAAAAATCCGAATATTTTGGTCGTCAAGAAGGCAGACTTCTGACTCAAATTCAAAACAAGCATAATGACATTCGATTAAAAGAGCTTCTTGATACAAGGTTATCGAGAGATCTTTTGGATGCTGAACTTAAAGGATTTACTCAGCATTACTCTGTAGAGAAGTCGAAAGCAATACGACTGGCGATACCACTTGAGTTACCGGTTAAAGTTGCACTTCACAATGCAGGAATCTACCCAGCTGCTGATATTAATGAAGAAGAGTTGAGGTTGGTTAACTTCGCTTTAAACCGTCTATCTCAGTTTGACCGAGTATGGACACAAGAATCGATGGCGATTGCACTAAAATCTGCAGTTAAATTACGAGCGCAATAG